In Hemiscyllium ocellatum isolate sHemOce1 chromosome 33, sHemOce1.pat.X.cur, whole genome shotgun sequence, the following are encoded in one genomic region:
- the LOC132831177 gene encoding urotensin-2 receptor-like, which produces MERVENGHLTKGNLSSNSSLPGPGNVNEVLITTLLGVILTMMCVCGTLGNIYTLAIANRLIKSAGSMYVYIANLALADLLYLLTIPFVVCTYFARDWYFGEIGCRFLLSLDLLTMHASIFILTAMSVERYRAVTSPLASQATKVCRRMITAAIWSLSCILTLPMMIMIHLQETISPSASTKRICFPTWSPDAYKTYLTVLFNTSILSPGIVIGYLYIRLAQTYWLSGRMVLDTRNRTLKQKVLYMIFSIILLYWTCFLPFWVWQLVKLYTHETLSLTPLVQMYINFCVTCLTYSNSCINPFLYVLLTKNYKEYMAHRSRTSTERATFKRGAKEQSRVQKVNCPKGHNQSCSSQSGRREITQQGPCWPQQAILKK; this is translated from the coding sequence ATGGAGAGAGTTGAGAATGGCCATCTCACGAAAGGCAATCTGAGCAGCAATTCGTCCCTTCCAGGTCCGGGTAATGTAAATGAGGTCCTGATTACCACACTCCTCGGGGTGATCCTAACCATGATGTGTGTCTGTGGCACGCTTGGCAACATCTACACGTTGGCGATCGCCAACCGCTTGATCAAGTCTGCCGGGTCCATGTACGTTTATATTGCCAACCTGGCACTGGCTGACCTTCTGTACTTGCTCACCATCCCTTTTGTGGTGTGCACGTACTTTGCCAGAGACTGGTACTTTGGGGAGATTGGCTGCAGGTTCCTCCTCAGCCTGGACCTCCTGACCATGCACGCCAGCATTTTCATCCTCACGGCCATGAGTGTTGAACGATACAGGGCTGTGACCTCACCCCTGGCCAGTCAGGCTACAAAAGTGTGCCGAAGGATGATTACTGCTGCCATTTGGTCATTGTCGTGCATCCTGACCTTGCCAATGATGATTATGATCCATTTACAAGAGACCATCAGCCCTTCAGCGTCAACAAAGAGAATTTGCTTCCCAACGTGGAGTCCTGATGCCTACAAAACGTATCTCACCGTTTTATTCAATACCAGCATTTTATCTCCAGGCATTGTCATTGGATACCTATACATCCGGTTGGCACAAACTTACTGGCTTTCAGGGAGAATGGTTCTGGACACTAGGAACCGTACTCTAAAGCAGAAGGTCCTGTACATGATTTTTAGCATCATCTTGTTATACTGGACGTGCTTTCTGCCATTTTGGGTTTGGCAATTGGTGAAACTGTACACGCACGAAACACTGAGCTTGACACCTCTGGTACAGATGTACATCAATTTCTGTGTGACCTGCCTGACGTACAGTAACAGCTGCATTAACCCCTTCCTGTATGTGTTACTCACCAAGAACTACAAGGAGTACATGGCACACCGCAGCAGAACTTCCACTGAGCGGGCCACCTTCAAAAGGGGGGCAAAGGAACAGTCACGGGTCCAAAAGGTCAACTGCCCAAAGGGGCACAACCAGAGCTGCTCCAGCCAGAGCGGCAGGAGAGAGATCACACAGCAGGGTCCATGTTGGCCTCAACAAGCCATTCTCAAGAAATGA